One Halomarina pelagica genomic region harbors:
- a CDS encoding ParA family protein translates to MPARLAVSNQKGGVGKTTVAINVAGALNARGRDVLFVDLDPQGNASEGLGFRDAYDAEPPSLFDVLTDSEAREDIRDLVREHPAMDVIPSNIDMTAAEPELTLSRRGGEQLALALEHVEDDYDYVIVDCPPHLGYLTDNALHATRNVLIPALAESTSKRALELLFDHIEALELDYDITVHERGVVANRVETTNEARSMLEWFDDAFPDIPVWEIRKRVALQRAFSAGVSLFEYEQEVDMAAEFLAIAADLDEQFDVSTRDGGDGVEVAR, encoded by the coding sequence ATGCCAGCGCGACTGGCCGTGTCGAACCAGAAGGGCGGCGTGGGGAAGACGACCGTCGCGATCAACGTCGCCGGGGCGCTCAACGCCCGCGGCCGCGACGTGCTGTTCGTCGACCTCGACCCGCAGGGGAACGCGAGCGAGGGGCTCGGCTTCCGGGACGCGTACGACGCCGAGCCGCCGAGCCTGTTCGACGTGCTGACCGACTCGGAAGCGCGCGAGGACATTCGCGACCTCGTCCGCGAACACCCCGCGATGGACGTCATCCCGAGCAACATCGACATGACCGCCGCCGAGCCGGAGTTGACGCTCTCGCGACGCGGCGGGGAGCAGCTCGCGCTCGCGCTGGAGCACGTCGAGGACGACTACGACTACGTGATCGTCGACTGCCCGCCCCACCTCGGCTACCTCACCGACAACGCGCTCCATGCGACGCGGAACGTGCTGATCCCGGCACTGGCGGAGTCGACGAGCAAGCGCGCCCTCGAACTGCTGTTCGATCACATAGAGGCGCTCGAACTGGACTACGACATCACCGTCCACGAGCGCGGCGTCGTCGCGAACCGCGTCGAGACGACCAACGAGGCGCGATCGATGCTCGAGTGGTTCGACGACGCGTTCCCCGACATCCCGGTCTGGGAGATCAGAAAACGCGTCGCGCTCCAGCGGGCGTTCAGCGCCGGGGTCTCGCTGTTCGAGTACGAGCAGGAGGTGGACATGGCGGCGGAGTTCCTCGCGATCGCGGCGGACCTCGACGAGCAGTTCGACGTGTCGACGCGGGACGGGGGAGACGGCGTAGAGGTGGCGCGATGA